Genomic DNA from bacterium:
GGCGATGAAGTCTCCCGAGAACGCCACGGCGGGCGCGAACCTCCAGGCCTTTGCGGCGGATCTTGTGGAGTTCTTCACGGCGGAGAAGGTTGCGGCGCATGAGTGACCCGCAATTCCTGCGTATCGAGCGCGCCGAATCCGTCGTAACAATCTTTCTCAACCGTCCCAAGCAGCTCAATGCGCTGAGTCTGGCGCTGATGGATGAGCTGGTGGCCGTGCTTAATGAGCTTGAAGCGGACGATGCGGTGCGCGCGGTGGTGCTGACAGGCAACGAGCGGGCCTTTGCCGCGGGTGCGGACATCGGCGACATGGCCGAAGCGACGCCTGTCACTATGCTGCAGCGCGACCAGTTTGCCAAATGGGACCGCATCCGCCGTTTCAAAAAGCCGCTGATTGCCGCCGTGTCGGGATTCGCGCTGGGGGGCGGCTGTGAGCTGGCCATGCTCTGTGACATGATTATCGCCTCCGAGAGCGCACAGTTCGCCCAACCGGAAATCAAGATTGGCGTGATGCCCGGCGCCGGAGGAACCCAGCGGCTGACGCGTGCCGTCGGCAAAGTCCGCGCAATGGAAATGGTGCTGACGGGTCGCCCGATTTCGGCAAAGGAGGCGCTGGCCGCCGGACTGGTCAATCGTGTGGTACCCATCGAGGTCTACCTTTCCGAAGCGCAGAAGCTGGCGCGGGAGATTGCGGCCATGCCACCTGTAGCGGTAAGGCTCGCCAAGGAATCGGTGCTCAAATGTTTTGATTCCTTCCTGCAGGACGGCCTCGAGTTCGAGCGCAAGAATTTCTATCTGCTCTTTTCCACCGAGGACCAGAAGGAAGGCATGGCGGCATTCTTGGAGAAGCGCGCGGCAGAGTACAAGGGACGGTAGAACCTGACAGGGGAGGCGAGCGTGGCGGACTTCGAGACAATCCTGTACGACAAAGGCGGCGCGGTGCTGACGATCACACTGAACCGCCCCGACCGCTACAACGCGCTCACGGAGCAGATGCATAAGGAACTGAGCGCGGCCTTAAAAGAAGCGGCGGCGGATCAGGGCGTGCGTGCAGTAATTCTCACCGGAGCGGGCAAGGCCTTTTGCAGCGGACAGGACCTGAAGGAGATCAAGGATCAGCCGGGCCGCAATCTGGGCGATTCGCTGCGCAAAAACTACAATCCGAATATTCTGCGCATCCGGCAGCTTGAAAAACCGGTGATTTGTGCGTTGAACGGCGTGGCGGCGGGCGCAGGGATGAGCGTTGCACTGGCCTGCGACGTGATTATCGCCGCCGAATCGGCAAGCATGATACAGTCCTTTGTCAATATCGGCCTGGTGCCGGATTCAGGTTCGACATGGTTCCTTGCGCAACAGGTCGGTTACTATCGCGCCTTCGAAATCACCTCCAGCGGTCGCAAATTGAACGCGGCGGAACTGAAGGAATTGGGATTAGTACACGAGGTGGTGTCCGAAACCAATCTGCTGCCCCGTGCGCGCGAACTTGCCGCGCATTACGCCGCCGCACCGACGAAGGCGATTGGTCTGATCAAGCGCGGCCTTCATCGCATGTTCACCTCCGACTTGCCCGCCGCGCTGGAGTATGAAGCTTACTTGCAGGAGATCGCGTCGCAATCGGAAGATTACCGCGAGGGCGTCGTGGCCTTCAACGAAAAGCGCAAGGCGGTGTTCAAGGGCGCGTGAGGCATAGTCGAACGATTAATCATAAGATTACAGGAGCACATCATGACGGACCAGGAAAAGGATCAGCGAATAGTCGAAAAGGTCTCGCGCGGGGACACGGTCAACAGCCCCGACGAGATGAGTGAAGGCTATAAGCAGAGTCTATCGCATTTGATGCTCATGCAGGCGGATTCGGAATTGGCGGGGGCGTTCGGTTACGTGCCGTGGATCATGAAAGCGATCTCCACCAAGGAGATGCTGACCGTCTCGGCCATCACCCACGATGAAGTGCGGCACGCGCGGGTCATGTATCAACTGCTCGAAGAACTGGGCGTGGACGTCGAATCACGCGTCAAGCAGTTCGATTACACGCTGCGGGTCGGCGACGAGATCGAACTGGGCACGACCCGTCCGGCCACCGATCAGCGCGTGAATATCTTCTATTATCCGATTCCCACGTGGTACGATTTCATCATGTTCAACGTGCTGCAGGATCGTGGCGCGGGACACCAGTTGCAGGATGCGACGGAGAGTTCCTACGGGCCGTGGCGCGCAGTGATGGAAGGCATCATGAAGGAAGAAGAGATGCACATCGCGCACGGCGACTACTGGCTGAAGCGGCTGGGACGCGACCCTAAACACAAGGAAGCGACGCAGGAAGCGCTCGACCGCTGGTTCCCCCGCGTGATGAACGTCTTCGGCAGACCTAACAGTCCGCGCAATGCGACCTATCGCAAGTATGGCCTGAAGAAACGCGACAATCATGAAGTGCGCATGACGTTTGCCAAGGAAGTATTCGGCGTGGTCGACGAAGCCGGACTGAAGCATCCGGTGTGGGACGCTCCCGCGGATTGGGAAAAATTGCCGGCCGATGGCGTGGTGGCGGGGTAAACATGTCCAAGAAGAAGATCACCCGCGAAACCACCGTCGCCGAAATCCTCGCCGTCAATCCGGCGCTGATCGAAGTGTTCGACGACTGGGGTTTGCACCTCGTGCCGTCCACCGCCGTGGCGATGAATGCTCCGCTTTACAAGGCGGCCTCGTGGCATGCGATCCGCGACGCGGACAGGCTGGTGGCCGAACTCAATTCCAAACTGCACCAGGACCCGCACCAGACCGTTTTGAACACCAACGGGCATAACGGCCACACATGAGCGATGTGCCGTTCCGCAAAGTCTGCCGTGTCGAGGATGTCCCCGATGGCCGGGGAATCACCGTGCAGCTCGATAATAGTGAGCTGGCAATCTTCCGCGACAAGGAGAAACTCTGGTGCACCGAAGGCCGCTGCCCGCACGCCTTCGAACTGATGAGCAAGGCGGTGCTCGAAAACGGCACGGTGGAATGCCTTGCGCACCACTATTGCTATGAACTGACGTCAGGCAAGGCCATCAAACCTATACCCGGCGCGGCATTTCTGAAGCTCTACCCGCTGAAAGTGGAAGACGGCGACGTGCTGGTTGCCTTCGAAGGAGGCGACGATGAGTGGTGATCGCATCGAAGGCAAACGGTTGCGCCTGCGTCCGGCGAGACGCGAGGATATTCCCGTCCTTTATGAATGGTACCGCGATCCCAAACTGATGTCGCTCTATGACGGCATCGCTTTCTCCGCCGAAAGCCTCGACACGTTCCGCGATCAATACGGCTTCTGGCTGGACAACGACGTGGACTTCGGTCTCGCCGGATCTTTCATCATGGAATTGCTCGAGACGGGCCGCGCTATCGGCGAATGCTCGTGGATGATGGTGGACCGCACCGGACCGGACAGCCCCGGCATCTATCAAATCGGTGGTTTGATTGGTCCGCCCGAACTGCGCGGCAAGGGCCTCGGCACCGAAGCGCTGCGGCTGCTGCGCGATTTTCTGTTTGCCGAACAGGACGCGCACCGCCTTGAAGCGCTGACCGTGGCCTTCAACACCGGCGCGATGAAGACGCTGCATCACAACGGCTTTGTGCGCGAAGGCGTGCTGCGGGAGGCCGTGATGGTGGACGGTCAGTGGCGCGACCGCGTCATCTTTTCCCTGCTCCGGCGGGAATGGGAGAGCGGCGCGGCTCCTCAGACCGATTTCCCGGCCGATTAAGCGATTCATATTCCCTAAACCTATTCGAGATTTTATGACCACCTTAACACCGATTCAAGAAAAAAAAGCTACCGATACCGTCTATTCCAATCTGATCGGCGGCAAGCGCGTTCCGGCCAAATCAGGGCGAACGCTTCCCATTACCAACCCCGCCACGGGAGAATCCCTCGGCACGTGTCCGGCCTCGGATGCGGCGGATGTGGATGCCGCGGTGAAGGTCGCGCGCAATGCGCTCGATGGCAAGTGGGGACGCATGGCGCCCGGCCAGCGCACCAAACTGCTGTTTCGCGCCGCGCAGCTCCTCGATGAGCGCGCCGCCGAACTGGCCGAGATCGAAAGCCGCAACAACGGCAAAGTCGTAGCCCATGTGATGGGCGAAATCAAGCAGGCGGTGGAGGATCTGGAGTTCTTTGCCGGCGCGGTGACCAAGGTCAGCGGCTCGGTTCCTCCCCTGCACGGCGCGTTCTTCGGCTATACGGTCAAAGAGCCGGTCGGCGTGGTTGGCGCCATCACGCCGTGGAACTACCCGCTGATGCTCGAAGTGTGGAAGCTTGCCCCCGCCCTCGCTGCCGGTTGCACGGTGGTGCTCAAGCCTTCCGAACTCACACCCATCACGGCCAATCTGCTGGCGGAGATTCTGCTTGAAGCGGGAATCCCCGAGGGCGTGGTAAATGTGGTGCACGGTCTCGGCGCGGAAGCCGGCGCGGCGCTGGTATCCCACCCGGATGTGGACAAGATCACCTTCACCGGCGGCACCGTGACGGGCCGGGCGATCATGCGCGAGGCCGCGGCCACCATGAAACGGCTCACGCTGGAACTGGGCGGCAAATCTCCCGCCATCGTGTGTGAAGACGCCGTGTTCGAAGATGCGCTCTACGGCTCGCTCTTTTCCATCTTCTATTCGGCGGGGCAATCCTGCGAAGCCCGCAGCCGCATTTACGTCCACGAATCCATCTACGACAAGTTCGTGGACCGCTTCGTGTCCGCGGCGCAGGCGCTGAAGGTCGGCGATCCGATGGACAAGGCCACGCACATCGGCGCGCTGGTGTCTCCCGAACGCATGGCCTTGATGGATTCCTTTGTGGAAGCGGCCAGGCGCGACGGCGGCAGGATTCTGACCGGCGGACACCGCCTTACCGAAGGCCCGCTGGCTCGTGGCAACTTTTATGCGCCGACCGTCATCGACAATTTGCCGGAGAGCAGCCGCTGCGTGCAGGAGGAGATCTTCGGCCCTATCGCCGTCATTTCCAAATGGACAAATGACGAGGAAGTCATCGGTATGGCCAACGGCGTTATCTACGGCCTCGCTGCCGCGGTGTGGACGCAAAACCTGAACCGCGCCCAGAAATTCGTTCGCGCCATCCGGTCGGGAATCGTGGCGGTAAACACCTTTGCCACGGCGTTGCCCGGTCTGCCTTTCGGCGGCTACAAGCAATCCGGTTTCGGCAGAGAACTGTCTCTGGAAACCATGGAAGCCTATCTGGAAACCAAGACCGTGTTGATCGGAGCCAGCGGCAAGCCGGTGAATCCGTTCGGTCTAAAAGCGTAATCCAAAATCATACTGGAGTTCTTATGTATGCCATTATTGGGGCCACCGGCAATACCGGACGCGTCATTGTGGAGGAGTTGCTTTCTCATGGGCAGAAGGTGCGAGCCATTGCCCGCAATGCTGATCATCTCAAAGCACTGTCCGCCAAAGGGGCGGAGGCATTTGTCGGGTCGGTAGATGACGATGAGGCCATGACTCGCGCCTTCACCGGCGCGACGGCGGTGTATGCGATGATTCCGCCAAACTACGCCGCGCCGGGCGGATTTCGCGCCTACCAGAATGAAGCCGCCAATGTGATCGCCACGGCCATCGAGCGCACGGGGGTGAAGTATGTGGTGGTCCTGTCCAGCATCGGCGCGGAACACGCGGAGCACACCGGCCCGGTCAAGGGCCTGCACGATTTCGAGCAGCGCCTGAGTAAACTGTCCGGCGTGAACGTGCTCTTTTTGCGGCCGACGTTCTTCATGGAAAATACTCTGGCCAATATCGGTCTCATCAAGCAGATGGGCATCAACGGCGGGGCGGTCAAGGCGGACCTGCCGATTGCCATGATTGCCGCGCGCGACGTCGGCATGTACGCCGCCAAGCGTCTGCTGGCCCTCGACTTCTCCGGCAAGACCGTACAGGACCTGCTGGGTCCGCGCGAGATTACCTGGACCGAAGCGACGCGGATCATCGGCGACGCCATTGGCAAGCCGGAACTGCGTTACGTGCAGTTTCCTTATGACGACGCGGTGAATGGCATGGTCTCGATGGGACTGCCCCGGCAGATCGCTGAACTGTTCATCGAACTCAGCCGCGCGGCCAATGATGGACTGATTGTGCCTTCGAAGCCGCGCTCTCCCGAGAGCACGACGCCCACGCCGTTCGAACAGTTTGTTGAAGAAGAATTCGCGCCGGCAATCATGCGGCCCTAAGCACTTTTCTCACCGCGCGCCTCCGCGTCGGGATCTCCGGTTTTATCTTCGCTCACGTCGTTCCTTTCCATGTCTGTTATCGCTTCATCAGTGTCCGACGGCTTCACCGCGGTGCGCGTTTCCTGCGCGCACTGCGGCTTGCCCGTGCCCGCCGCTCGGCGGTCTGTCAGCCGTGACGAGCAGTTTTGCTGCACGGGCTGCGAAGCCGTGTGGCAAATTTTGCATGAGTGCGACCTGACCGAGTATTACCGGCTGCGTGACGCTTATGGCGAAGACTCTCCCCGCGCCGCACACATCAGCGGCAAATCCTTTGACTATCTGGACGATCCGCACTTCCTCGCCCGCTTCGCCTCGCCGCGCGACAAGGGCGGTGTCCGCGTGGAATTTTATCTTGAAGGCGTGCATTGCATCGCCTGCAGTTGGCTGGTGGAGAAAATTCTGCTGGAACGCGAAGGCGCGCGTTTTGCACGGCTGGATCAGGGCAAGGCCACGCTTGAAGTGATCTTCGACCCGCTGACGGTCAAACTCAGCCGTCTGGCCACGGCGCTGGACCGCATAGGCTATACGCCGCACGCCATTGCCGAGGATGATCTCTCCTCCGCGCGCAAAAAAGAAACGCGCCGTCTGCTGGCCCGCATGGGTATTGCCGGAGCCTCGGCGATGAACATCATGCTGCTGGCCATTTCCCAGTACGGCGGCGACTACACGGGTATGGACGCCGGAATCTCCGCGCTCTTCCGCTGGGTAAGTTTCGGCCTGGCGCTCCCTGCCGTGCTCTATTCAGCCTTCCCCTACTATCGCGGGGCGTGGAGCGGACTGCGGCGGCGAATGCTGCACATGGACCTGCCCATCAGTCTCGGCATTGTTTCCGCGTTTCTGGTCAGTGCTGTGGCAACATTTCAAAATCGCGGTGAAGTTTATTATGACAGCGTCTGCATGCTCATCTTCCTGCTGCTGGCAGGGCGGTTGCTTTTGCAGCGCGCAGGCCGCTGGGCCTCCGATGCCGGGGAGCGGTTGCTGGCGTTGACGCCACGCACGGTGCACGTGCTGACAGAAAATGGACTGCAAGACACGCTGCTGGCCGAGGTCGGCCCCGGTGCATCGCTCCGCATTCTTCCCGGCGAAATCGTGCCGGTGGACGGCACGGTGCAGAGCGCAAGCGGCTGGACGCGGGAGTCTCACCTGACGGGAGAAGCCGCGCCGGTAAAACATGTTCAGGGTGAGCTGGTGTATGCCGGTTCAGTGGTTGAGCAGTCGCCGCTGGATATCTGCGCAACTGCCGTAGGCGAGACCACGCGGCTTTCACGGCTGGCCGCCATGATGCAGGATGCCGCACAGCGCCGCGCACCGATCCTCTCCCTGATGGATCGTATCGCCGGCTATTTCGTTGCGGGCGTGCTCATCCTCGCGGGCTTGACGGCGCTGGTATGGGCGTTCAAAGACCCATCCAAAATTCTTTGGAACACCGCCGCGATGCTGGTGGTGGCCTGCCCCTGCGCGCTCGGGTTGGCGACGCCTGTCGCGCTGGCCGTAGCTATGGGCCGCGCGGCGCGTCGGGGAATCTTCATTAAAGGCCATGACGGCGTGGAGCGTCTCGCTTCGGTCGATCATGTGATTCTTGACAAGACCGGGACACTGACCGAAGGCAGACTTTCCGTTGTTGACGCGCGTTTTGCCGGCGGCAGCACGGAAGCCGGGATTCTGAAAGCGGTCGCTGCGCTGGAAAAGCTCTCGGGCCATGCTATCGCCACGGCCTTTCAGGAAATCGAAACCTCCGACAGCCGCGTGGAGGCCTGCCATGTGCATCCCGGCGCGGGGGTAGAGGGGGATGTGGATGGCGTCCGTTACGCCGTCGGCTCCGAAACCTTTGTGCGCCGTCATGTGCCGGCAATTCCCGCCGCGCTGTCCGCCTTTGCCGCCGAATGTGCTGCCCGTGCCTTAAGCGTGGTCTGGGTCGCCCGGGGAAGCGAAGTTGTTGCCGTGCTCGGTTTGGGAGACCGCATCCACAGCGACGCCCGCGCTGCCGTCGAACGTGCCCGTTCTCTGAACCTTGAGCTGGAAATTCTCTCCGGAGATCAACCGCAATCGGTGGCACATGTCGCCGCGGAGTTGCATATTAGCCAGTGTGCCGGGCACGTTTCACCGGAACAGAAGCTGGAGCATGTGGAGAACCTGCTGCGACAGGGGCACCGCGTGGCGATGGTGGGGGATGGGGTCAATGACGCCGCCGCCCTCAGCCGCGCCACGGTGGGCATTTCCGCTGCGGGCTCTGCCGAAGTCGCGCGCGATGCGGCTGATGTGTTTATCTCCGCACACCGTGGACCGGCGGCCATTGCCGACGCCTTGAGCCTCTCACGCCGCGCCATGAGCGTCATCCGCCTCAATCTGGCGATTGCCGTCGCCTACAATCTTTTCGGCGCTGCGCTGGCGATCACCGGCCATGTCGGCCCGCTGGTTGCCGCGATCCTGATGCCGATTTCCTCGCTGACCGTCCTCTTAATTGCGAGCCGGGCCTGACCCATGAATATCATCTACCTGCTTCTGCCTCTCGCCCTCGGACTCGCCCTCGTCTTTGTTCTCTTTTACCTCTGGGCAGCCCGCCACGACCAATTCGACGACCTCGAATCGCCGGCCCGCCGTATCCTGTTCGACGATACTCCTCCACCGCAAAAATCTACAAAAAAATAATTCAGTGATCATCGCGCTATGACAAACATCTGTCCCCTTTCGGATGGGGAGGCTCGGGAATGACATCACAAGGCTCCCCCTCTCTCGAAACCTTTGCTTATGATGACGCCATCACCCGCAAGTTCACCCTTGCCGCCCTCGTGTGGGGCGTGGTGGGCATGGCAGCGGGCATCATTGTCGCCGCCGAACTGGCTTTCTATCAACTGAACGGCGGCATTCCGTGGCTCACCTTTGGCCGCATGCGCCCGATTCACACCAATGCGATCATCTTCGCGTTCGCCATGAATGCGATCTTCGCCGCGGTGTACTATTCGACGCAGCGGCTCCTGAAGACGCGCATGGCGTCAGATCTTCTTTCCCGCATCCATTTCTGGGGATGGCAGGTCATCATCGTGCTCGCGGCGGTATCGCTCTCGTTGGGACTCACCAGTTCCAAGGAATACGCCGAACTCGAGTGGCCGATTGATATCCTGATTGCCGGCGTGTGGGTCATTTTCGGCATCAATTTCTTTATGACCATAGCGAGGCGGCGGGAACGGCATCTGTACGTCGCACTCTGGTTCTACATCGCCACCATTGTCACCATTGCCCTGCTGCACATCGTCAATAATTTGGAAATTCCGGTCAACTGGATCAAAAGTTATTCGTTGTACGCGGGAGTGCAGGATGCGGTTACACAGTGGTGGTATGGCCACAATGCGGTGGGATTCGTGCTTACCACGCCGTTCATCGGTATGATGTATTACTTCCTGCCCAAAGCGGCGGGGCGTCCGGTGTACAGCTACCGTTTGTCCGTCGTGCACTTCTGGGCGCTGGTATTTGTTTACATCTGGGCCGGCCCGCACCACCTGCATTACACGTCGCTGCCCGACTGGGCGCAGACGCTGGGCATGGTCTTCAGCCTTGTGCTCTGGATTCCTTCCTGGGGCGGCATGCTGAACGGTCTTCTGACTCTGCGCGGCGCATGGGATAAGGTGCGCGAAGATCCGATTTTGAAGTTCATGGCCGTGGCGGTCACCTTTTACGGCATGTCGACCTTCGAAGGTCCGATGATGGCCATCAAGTCGGTGAACTCCCTGACCCACTACACCGACTACACCATCGCTCATGTGCATGCCGGCACGCTCGGCTGGGTGGGCTTCATGGTCTTCGGCGTCTTCTATTACATGATTCCCCGCCTCTGGCGCCGGCCGCTGTTCTCGCAGAAAATGGCCAACACTCATTTCTGGATCGCCACCATCGGCATCCTGCTCTACATTATTCCCATCTGGACGGCGGGTATTATGCAGGGGCTTATGTGGCGCGGTTTCGACGCCGATGGCATGCTGCTCTATCCCAACTTTATCGAGACCACGCAGAAAATTCTGCCCTTTTATCATCTGCGGTTGCTGGGCGGTCTGCTTTATCTTTCCGGCTTCTTTGTGATGCTCTACAACCTGCGCAAGACCTGCGCCGGAGCCACAGACCTCTCGGATGAGCGCGCGCAGGCGCCGTCGCTGGCCGTGCAGGCCGCGCCGCAACTGGGTCCGCGCACGAGCTGGCATCATTTGCTGACCGGACAGCCCCTTGCCTTTACCATGTTTGCGCTGATTGTCGCGACCATCGGCGGTGTGGTGGAAATCGCGCCCATGCTCATGCCCAAGAGCTATGTGCCCTTGTATGCGTCCGCTGCGGTGCCGTATACCCCGCTGGAACTGGAAGGCCGCGACATCTATATCCGCGACGGCTGCAATAATTGCCATTCGCAACAGATTCGTCCCATGCGCGACGAAGTGCTGCGCTACGGTGACTATTCCAAGCCGGGAGAGTCGGAATTCGACCATCCCTTCCTGTGGGGTTCGCGCCGCATCGGACCGGACCTTGCGCGCGTCGGCGGCAAATATCCCGACAACTGGCACTACCTGCACTTCCAGAATCCCCGCGCCACAACGCCCGGTTCCATTATGCCGGCCTACCCGTGGTTCTTCAAGAACAAGCTGAACACGGAAAGCACCGTCGACAAGCTGAATGTCATGCGCCGCCTCGGCGTACCCTATACGGATGACGACGTGAAGAACGCCTTGCCGGACCTGCACAATCAGGCCGCACAGATCGGCGCGAGACTTGCTGCCGAAGGCTACACCGGCATGGAAGACAAGGAGCTGGTGGCGCTGATTGCGTACCTGCAACGGCTGGGCAAGGTGCCGCCGCCGCATTTCGTCGCGGAGCGCCCATGATTCACGATGTCTTCAGCCACCTTGGATCGGTCTGGCCGCGCGTCGGCCTGCTGATCTTCCTGCTCTTTTTCGCAGTCGTACTGGCGTGGACGCTGCGCGGCGGACGCCACCGCTTCGACTATGAACGCAGTCTGCCGCTGGATGACGGACTGCAACCCCAGAACGCTGATTCCGACTCGCAGAGGATTTCCCATGAGCAAGGATAAACACACACCCGCCGATCACGCGCAGGACGACCGCGTGCTGCCGGATCATGATTACGATGGCATCCGCGAAGAGGACAACTCGCTGCCCAAATGGTGGGTGGGCCTGTTCTTTCTCCTCATTCTCTTTTCGCTGGTCTACATTCCCGTTGTGCATGTGCTCGATATTCTGCCGCGCGGCGAGTTGCAGAGGTCCGTAGCCCTCGCCGCGCGCGTGCAGGAACAGCGGCAACTTGCGCTCGAAGCCTCCGGTGCGCTGGATAAAGACCCGGTCGCGGCTGGACAGAAATATTTCAAGACCTTCTGCATCAACTGCCACGGTGCCTACGGTGAAGGTGGTCTCTGTCCGAACCTCACCGATGCCTATTGGATTCATACGCCCTATGCCGACAGCATTCGCATGGTCATTACCAATGGTGTGGCGGCCAAAGGCATGCCGACGTGGGGACCGGTGCTCGGTGACCGCAAGATCAAGTGCCTCGCCGCCTATGTGGGCACGCTCTATCTCAAGCCGCCGCCGGTTCCCGGCAAGAAGGCCGAGGGCATCGAGTATGATCTGGCCGCCATTCGCGCATCCGAAGGAACGAAACTTGCCGTAGCCGCCGATACGACTGCAAAGAAGAACTGATGGACTCTCATGCACTGCATCCACCGGACCTGTCGGTGACCATCGGTGAACATGGCCGCCGCAAATGGGTCTATTCCGACGTCGCTCATGGCCGCTTCACCCGCGCGCGTACCATTCTCTACAGCGTGCTCGTGCTGTTCTATGTTGCGGCGCCGTGGCTTTCGATTGCCGGTCAGCCCTTTCTACGGTTTGACATCCCTGCTCGCCGCTACAGCATTATCGGTATGACGTTTGTCCCCACCGACCTGTATCTGCTCGCGCTCTTTCTGCTTCTGGCCGCACTGGGAATGTTCTTTTTTTCCGCGCTGCTGGGGCGGCTGTGGTGCGGTTGGACCTGTCCGCAAACGGTTTACCTTGACGGCGTATTCCGCCGCATCGAACGCTGGATCGAAGGCACGCCGCTACAGCGCCGCAAACTGGATAATGGCCCGCATGATGATACCTACTGGGCAAAGAAGCTTGCCAAGCACACGCTGTTCGGTGCGTTCTCGCTGTTTCTCTCGCTCAGTTTCACCGCCTATTTTGTTGGGCCGCAGGCCAGTTTCGGCATGGTGCTGGGATCCGTGGCGGGACATTCTGCGGCGCTTATCACGGCGCTGATTATTGCCGCGGCATCCTACGCCAACTTCGCCTGGTTTCGCGAGCAGTTCTGCACCTTCCTCTGTCCCTATGCCCGCTTCCAATCGGTCATGCTGGATGACCACTCGCTGATTGTCGGGTATGATCCCCAGCGCGGCGAGCCGCGCGGCATGCTGCGCCCCACCGATCTGGCCAGTCGCGGCGATTGCATCGACTGCAAGCGTTGTGTGCAGGTCTGCCCCACGGGAATTGACATTCGCGACGGCCTGCAGTTGGAATGCATCAGTTGCACCGCCTGCATTGATGCCTGCGATACCGTGATGGACCGCATCGGCAAACCGCGCGGTCTGGTACGTTATGATTCCCTCGCGGGAATTGCCCGCAAGCCCCGCCGCGTCATCCGTGCCCGGGTACTGCTCTACGCGGTGGTGATGGCGGTACTGCTCGTGGGCTTCATCACCCGCCTTTCCAGTCGCGAAGCAGTGGCGCTGACGGTAGCGCGCGCGCCGGGATTGCCCTACCTTGCGCAAAATGACGGCAAGGTGCGCAACACCTTTAACCTTTACATCACCAACACCGAAGCCCATTCGGAAACCGTCACGGTCTCTGTCATCGGCCCTGCGGGGGTGGACCTGCTTGTTCCCGGCCAGCCCTTTGAAGTGGGTGGGGGAGAGCGCATCAACGCCGAAGCCTTTGTAATGCTTCCGGCGGCGCAAATCCGTTCATCGGAAACTCCCCTCACCTTCCGCCTGACGCAGGGGGACAACTTGTTAAGCACGCAGCCCGCCGTATTTCTTGGCCCCATTCACTCGACGGCAAAATAGACTTATGACTCCACGCTCTTTTCGTATTCGCTTTTGGCCGACCGGCCTGCTGATGTCCTTTACCGCCTTCATCGCCGTGGATGTCGCTTTCGTCACTACGGCCTTCCGCCATCAGCCGCAGATGGTCAGTGAGCATTACTATGCGGACGGCTTCAATTTACGGCAGATCGCCGAACGCAAAGCCGCCACGGATGCCACCGGCTGGGCCGTGCACGCACGCTGCCTTCCCGCAACGGAGTCGGAGAGTCCGCTGGTGGAACTGAACGTCACCGGGCGTGACGGTCTGCCCTGCGATTCTCTTGCAGGCACAGCCAGCTTCTACCGTCCCAGTGACAAATCGCTGGACATCCAGCCGCTCCCCTTGCGCTTCATGGGCACAGGCCGTTACTTCGTTGTGCTTCCGCACCCGCTTGCCCACGGTGGATGGCAGGTGGTGGCGCACCTGGCGCGCGGCTCTCAGCAATCGGACATGCGGCTCAATCTGTTTGCGGAGAACTAAGTGGACGCTGCGCTTGCTCCTGATCTGGCCGCTGC
This window encodes:
- a CDS encoding cbb3-type cytochrome c oxidase N-terminal domain-containing protein → MSKDKHTPADHAQDDRVLPDHDYDGIREEDNSLPKWWVGLFFLLILFSLVYIPVVHVLDILPRGELQRSVALAARVQEQRQLALEASGALDKDPVAAGQKYFKTFCINCHGAYGEGGLCPNLTDAYWIHTPYADSIRMVITNGVAAKGMPTWGPVLGDRKIKCLAAYVGTLYLKPPPVPGKKAEGIEYDLAAIRASEGTKLAVAADTTAKKN
- the ccoG gene encoding cytochrome c oxidase accessory protein CcoG; the protein is MDSHALHPPDLSVTIGEHGRRKWVYSDVAHGRFTRARTILYSVLVLFYVAAPWLSIAGQPFLRFDIPARRYSIIGMTFVPTDLYLLALFLLLAALGMFFFSALLGRLWCGWTCPQTVYLDGVFRRIERWIEGTPLQRRKLDNGPHDDTYWAKKLAKHTLFGAFSLFLSLSFTAYFVGPQASFGMVLGSVAGHSAALITALIIAAASYANFAWFREQFCTFLCPYARFQSVMLDDHSLIVGYDPQRGEPRGMLRPTDLASRGDCIDCKRCVQVCPTGIDIRDGLQLECISCTACIDACDTVMDRIGKPRGLVRYDSLAGIARKPRRVIRARVLLYAVVMAVLLVGFITRLSSREAVALTVARAPGLPYLAQNDGKVRNTFNLYITNTEAHSETVTVSVIGPAGVDLLVPGQPFEVGGGERINAEAFVMLPAAQIRSSETPLTFRLTQGDNLLSTQPAVFLGPIHSTAK
- a CDS encoding FixH family protein, with translation MTPRSFRIRFWPTGLLMSFTAFIAVDVAFVTTAFRHQPQMVSEHYYADGFNLRQIAERKAATDATGWAVHARCLPATESESPLVELNVTGRDGLPCDSLAGTASFYRPSDKSLDIQPLPLRFMGTGRYFVVLPHPLAHGGWQVVAHLARGSQQSDMRLNLFAEN